The Epinephelus lanceolatus isolate andai-2023 chromosome 1, ASM4190304v1, whole genome shotgun sequence genome has a window encoding:
- the zc3h10 gene encoding zinc finger CCCH domain-containing protein 10: MPDRDSSYLSGGGGSGGSLGEEGGPGSGLAGGSAEGRGGSGGSLGGNVSGSGSMGRGGALGNGNSCGNGGSGGQGAGLALDGVCRDFIRNVCKRGKRCRFRHPDFNEVPDLGVQKNEFIFCHDHQNKECMRSNCRFVHGSKEDEDYYKKTGELPLRLRGKVAARLGLSPMDLPHSRGEVPICRDFLKGECQRGNKCKFRHVKKDYEYEPSRVGVGGVIGPGASGIVNAGGGIGVGGGGTCGGMQGLVGGGSGSNMMGMGCPSLGGCRDPGITGVGGVGGGGMSTCLSISSTGQRRYDRSSCSVYDPLLESGLLDASSLEASMDHTALQIKRRRLEGLRLADASGGAHYELGVQATLPPRPLEYRFLEEENSLLRKRVEELKKQVSNLIATNEVLLEQNAQFRSQTKVMTLSSTPALSSTEQSLVPPVGAVSSYNHSIAQTHTTLSSAGLQPRPVTQQDLVAPTGAPSAPPTNAAPPTAPPPHLNPEITPLSAAIAQTIAQGMAPPVSMAPVAVSVAPVAVSMTQPLPGITMSHATTPMVSYPIASQSMRITNLPH; encoded by the exons ATGCCTGACCGGGACAGCTCCTACCTGTCTGGTGGCGGTGGGAGTGGAGGTAGTCTGGGTGAGGAAGGAGGACCTGGGTCTGGTTTGGCAGGGGGCTCGGCGGAGGGCAGAGGCGGCTCAGGAGGAAGTCTTGGAGGCAACGTCTCTGGCTCTGGGAGCATGGGGAGAGGAGGGGCACTCGGAAATGGCAACAGTTGCGGGAACGGTGGAAGTGGGGGCCAAGGTGCAGGACTGGCATTAGATGGTGTCTGCAGGGACTTCATACGCAATGTCTGCAAGAGAGGCAAGCGCTGCCGCTTCAGACACCCAGACTTTAATGAGGTGCCAGACTTGGGAGTGCAAAAGAATGAATTCATCTTCTGTCATGACCACCAGAACAAGGAGTGCATGCGCTCCAACTGCCGCTTTGTCCATGGATCTAAAGAGGACGAGGACTATTACAAGAAAACAGGAGAGCTCCCCCTCAGACTAAGAGGGAAAGTTGCAGCACGGCTGGGCCTGTCCCCCATGGATCTCCCCCATAGCCGTGGGGAAGTCCCCATCTGCAGAGACTTCCTGAAGGGAGAGTGCCAGAGGGGCAATAAATGTAAATTTCGCCATGTCAAGAAAGACTATGAATACGAGCCTTCCAGGGTTGGAGTGGGTGGTGTTATAGGGCCAGGTGCCAGCGGAATAGTGAATGCTGGGGGAGGGATAGGTGTTGGAGGGGGAGGTACCTGTGGGGGAATGCAAGGACTTGTGGGAGGTGGAAGTGGAAGTAATATGATGGGGATGGGTTGCCCCAGCCTGGGTGGTTGCAGAGATCCAGGTATCACAGGAGTCGGGGGTGTAGGTGGAGGTGGAATGAGCACTTGTCTGTCCATAAGTTCCACAGGGCAACGACGTTATGACAGGAGCTCATGCTCAGTGTATGACCCTTTGCTAGAAAGTGGGCTGTTAGATGCGAGCTCCCTGGAGGCCTCTATGGACCACACAGCTCTACAGATTAAGAGGCGGCGGTTGGAGGGGCTGCGCCTGGCAGATGCGAGCGGAGGTGCACACTACGAGCTGGGAGTTCAAGCCACCTTGCCACCACGTCCTTTGGAGTACAGGTTCCTGGAGGAAGAGAACTCCTTACTGAGGAAGAGAGTAGAAGAGTTGAAGAAGCAG GTTTCAAATCTCATTGCCACCAATGAGGTTCTTCTGGAGCAGAACGCCCAGTTCCGAAGTCAGACCAAGGTGATGACGCTGTCTTCCACTCCTGCATTGTCCTCCACTGAGCAGAGTCTGGTGCCCCCTGTAGGTGCAGTAAGTTCCTACAATCATAGCATCGCCCAGACTCACACCACCCTGAGCAGCGCAGGACTGCAGCCTCGGCCTGTCACACAGCAAGACCTGGTAGCTCCGACCGGTGCCCCTTCAGCGCCCCCGACTAACGCTGCCCCACCGACGGCCCCTCCACCTCACCTCAACCCTGAGATCACTCCTCTGTCAGCTGCCATTGCACAGACCATTGCGCAAGGGATGGCACCACCTGTTTCTATGGCACCAGTGGCTGTATCTGTGGCACCAGTGGCAGTGTCAATGACGCAGCCTCTGCCTGGCATCACCATGAGTCATGCCACCACCCCGATGGTGTCGTACCCCATTGCGAGTCAGAGCATGAGGATCACCAATCTGCCTCACTAA
- the LOC117256725 gene encoding dnaJ homolog subfamily B member 9, with protein sequence MAVQGVFHWMQACVVLLLCLSEALHAASESSRNYYDTLKVEPTATDSQIKKAFRKLAVKYHPDKNKSADAEKTFREIAEAYTVLSNKEKRRLYDSVGHKAFLKNDDSVDPDDEHETRFPFGFEDLFHDFDDSPFMEDQYFHWSFDQDEEDGPYEHYSFEEPGFSFYFGDGDENEEDLYY encoded by the exons ATGGCAGTGCAAGGTGTTTTCCACTGGATGCAAGCCTGCGtagtgctgctgctctgcttatCTGAAGCTCTGCATGCTGCCTCGGAGTCGAGCAGAAATTACTACGATACCCTCAAAGTTGAGCCAACAGCAACTGACAGCCAGATAAAGAAGGCTTTCCGCAAACTGGCCGTGAAATACCACCCAGATAAGAACAAGAGCGCCGATGCAGAGAAGACTTTCAGAGAGATTGCTGAAG CCTACACAGTGCTCTCCAACAAGGAGAAGAGGAGGCTGTATGACAGTGTGGGCCACAAGGCTTTCCTAAAAAATGACGACTCTGTTGACCCTGATGACGAACACGAGACAAGGTTCCCCTTCGGTTTTGAGGACCTCTTCCATGATTTCGACGATAGTCCCTTTATGGAGGATCAATACTTCCACTGGAGCTTTGATCAGGATGAGGAAGATGGTCCATATGAACATTACAGTTTTGAAGAGCCtggtttcagcttttattttggggaTGGGGATGAAAATGAAGAAGATCTCTACTACTAG